One Vibrio tapetis subsp. tapetis DNA segment encodes these proteins:
- a CDS encoding DUF1852 domain-containing protein translates to MNNEFTFSVKSIRLDENYHPSDSTRITTNFANLARGDSRKSNLRNALNMIDNSFNALANWDNPNGDRYSVELEIISVDMDIESGEQAFPSIEVLKTNIIDTKTNERIEGIVGNNFSSYVRDYDFSVRLLDHNKNQPTFSVPSDFGDLHGKLFQYFVNSNTYKQNFNKLPVICLSVSDNKTYHRTENQHPILGVEYQPNDTSLTEQYFKKMGLQVRYFMPSNSVAPLAFYFFGDLLNDYTNLELISTISTMETFQKIYRPEIYNANAVAGKCYQPNLKSLDHSLTQIVYDREERSQLAIEQGKFAEEYFIKPYKSVLEHWSANYA, encoded by the coding sequence ATGAATAACGAATTTACTTTCAGCGTTAAAAGCATCCGTCTCGATGAAAACTATCACCCATCAGACAGCACCCGTATCACGACCAACTTTGCTAACTTGGCTAGGGGTGACAGCCGCAAGTCTAACCTGCGTAACGCTTTGAATATGATTGATAACAGCTTCAATGCTTTGGCTAATTGGGACAACCCAAATGGCGATCGCTACTCTGTCGAACTTGAGATCATTTCCGTTGATATGGACATAGAAAGTGGTGAGCAAGCGTTTCCGTCAATCGAAGTATTAAAGACCAATATTATTGACACCAAAACCAACGAACGCATTGAAGGTATTGTAGGTAATAATTTTTCTTCATACGTTCGAGATTACGACTTTAGTGTTCGATTATTAGACCACAATAAAAACCAACCGACATTCAGTGTTCCTAGTGACTTTGGTGATTTACATGGCAAACTATTTCAGTATTTTGTAAATTCTAACACCTATAAGCAAAACTTTAATAAATTGCCAGTTATATGTTTAAGTGTATCTGATAATAAAACTTACCACAGAACTGAAAACCAGCACCCTATATTAGGGGTGGAATATCAGCCAAATGACACATCTCTAACTGAACAATATTTCAAAAAAATGGGCTTACAAGTTCGCTACTTTATGCCAAGTAATAGTGTTGCACCATTGGCGTTCTATTTCTTTGGTGATTTGCTTAATGACTACACCAATCTTGAACTGATAAGCACCATTAGCACGATGGAAACATTTCAAAAAATTTACCGACCTGAAATTTATAATGCGAATGCTGTTGCCGGAAAATGCTACCAGCCAAACTTGAAAAGCTTAGATCATTCATTAACCCAAATTGTTTATGATCGAGAAGAACGCAGTCAGTTGGCGATTGAGCAAGGAAAGTTTGCTGAAGAGTACTTCATCAAGCCATACAAATCGGTTCTTGAACATTGGTCTGCGAATTACGCTTAA